Proteins co-encoded in one Metabacillus sp. KUDC1714 genomic window:
- the pstA gene encoding phosphate ABC transporter permease PstA, producing MKMIDQEVVTKKMGGRLALNQTFKWIFMAATFLALVVLAILLYRIFTQGSSYFSLEFFQNYASRRPERSGIKAAIVGSLWVMGVTIPTALILAVGTAIYLEEYAKKSKINTFIQTNISNLAGVPSIVFGLLGLTVFVRFFDLGRSILAGGFTMALLVLPVIVVASQEAIRSVPKDLREASYGMGATKWQTILRVVLPAAIPGIVTGSILAFSRAIGETAPLLVVGAFAFVNYLPEDVLSTFTVMPIQIYNWAARPQPEFQQVAAAGIIVLFIFLIVMNSIAVLIRNKFQKRY from the coding sequence ATGAAAATGATTGATCAAGAAGTTGTTACAAAAAAAATGGGTGGACGATTAGCATTAAATCAAACATTTAAATGGATTTTTATGGCTGCTACCTTTTTGGCATTAGTTGTTTTAGCTATTCTTTTATATCGGATATTCACTCAAGGATCTAGTTATTTTTCACTTGAATTTTTCCAAAACTATGCTTCTAGAAGACCAGAGCGATCTGGTATTAAAGCTGCTATAGTAGGCTCACTATGGGTAATGGGAGTAACTATTCCAACAGCACTGATTTTAGCTGTCGGAACGGCAATTTATTTAGAAGAATATGCGAAGAAAAGTAAAATTAACACCTTTATTCAAACAAATATTTCAAACCTTGCTGGTGTACCTTCTATTGTTTTTGGACTTTTAGGTTTAACTGTATTTGTTCGTTTTTTCGATCTAGGTCGAAGTATTTTAGCTGGTGGATTTACGATGGCTCTTCTCGTACTACCAGTTATTGTTGTAGCGTCACAAGAAGCAATTCGCTCCGTTCCGAAGGATCTACGGGAAGCATCATACGGTATGGGAGCTACTAAATGGCAAACGATTTTAAGAGTCGTTTTACCTGCAGCAATTCCTGGAATTGTAACGGGAAGTATATTAGCCTTTTCACGTGCAATTGGAGAAACAGCTCCTTTACTAGTGGTCGGTGCATTTGCTTTCGTTAATTACTTACCAGAAGACGTTTTGAGTACATTTACTGTTATGCCAATTCAAATCTACAACTGGGCAGCAAGACCACAGCCAGAGTTTCAACAGGTCGCAGCTGCAGGCATCATCGTGTTATTTATTTTCTTAATAGTGATGAACTCAATTGCTGTGTTAATCCGTAATAAATTCCAGAAACGTTATTAA
- the pstB gene encoding phosphate ABC transporter ATP-binding protein PstB, with translation MESVKIKRENTQNNEVNVNKNVVYKTDNLNLWYGKDQALKNIDLDIYENDVTAIIGPSGCGKSTYIKTLNRMVELIPIVRTSGQILYRGKNIFDKSYGVEELRTQVGMVFQKPNPFPKSIYENIAYGPKIHGIKDKKIIDEVVEKSLRGAAIWDEVKDRLKENAYGLSGGQQQRLCIARCLAIEPDVILMDEPTSALDPISTLKIEELIQELKQNYSIIIVTHNMQQAARISDRTAFFLNGEVVEFTDTDRLFSNPSDKRTEDYITGRFG, from the coding sequence ATGGAAAGTGTAAAAATTAAAAGAGAAAATACACAAAATAATGAAGTTAATGTAAATAAGAACGTAGTATATAAAACAGATAATTTGAATCTTTGGTATGGTAAGGACCAAGCTTTAAAAAATATTGACCTTGATATTTATGAAAATGATGTAACAGCAATTATCGGACCTTCTGGATGTGGTAAATCGACGTATATCAAAACGCTTAATCGCATGGTGGAATTAATTCCTATAGTTCGCACATCGGGGCAAATTCTATATCGTGGGAAAAATATTTTTGATAAATCTTATGGTGTAGAAGAGCTTAGAACACAGGTAGGGATGGTGTTTCAAAAACCAAATCCATTCCCAAAATCAATCTATGAAAACATCGCATATGGTCCGAAAATTCACGGTATTAAAGATAAGAAGATTATCGATGAAGTTGTTGAGAAGAGTTTACGTGGTGCAGCTATTTGGGATGAAGTAAAAGATCGTTTAAAGGAAAATGCATACGGTCTATCTGGTGGTCAGCAGCAACGTTTATGTATTGCCCGTTGTCTTGCAATTGAGCCAGATGTTATTTTAATGGATGAACCTACATCAGCACTCGACCCGATCTCGACACTTAAAATTGAAGAATTAATTCAAGAATTAAAACAGAACTATAGTATTATTATCGTAACTCATAACATGCAACAAGCTGCTCGTATTTCAGATCGTACTGCTTTCTTCTTAAATGGAGAGGTTGTAGAATTTACTGATACTGATAGATTATTTTCTAACCCTTCTGATAAACGAACAGAAGATTACATTACTGGTCGATTTGGTTAA
- the pstC gene encoding phosphate ABC transporter permease subunit PstC, with protein sequence MALTNNQNVSVRDLIKEKKSKNSTNQIVEKMVPGVLFVLALISILTTVGIVLTLIFETVTFFSRVSIVEFLTEKEWYPFFEESATYGIGALVSGTLLITVIAIIVAVPIGLAAAIFLSEYASDRTRRIIKPILEVLAGIPTIVYGFFALTFVTPLLQKVVPDLALFNALSPGIVVGIMIIPMIASLSEDAMSSVPNSMREGALALGSTRFEVTMKVIVPAAMSGIVASFVLGISRAIGETMIVSLAGGATPKLTFDPTESIQTMTAYIVQVSGGDAGYGTTVYYSIYAVGMTLFLFTLILNLLAQYISRRFREEY encoded by the coding sequence ATGGCTTTAACAAACAATCAAAATGTAAGTGTTAGAGACTTAATAAAAGAGAAAAAGTCTAAAAATAGCACTAATCAAATAGTAGAAAAAATGGTTCCTGGAGTATTATTTGTATTAGCACTAATATCTATTCTGACAACTGTAGGTATAGTATTAACATTAATCTTTGAAACAGTAACTTTCTTTAGTAGAGTCTCAATTGTAGAATTCTTGACAGAAAAGGAATGGTATCCATTCTTTGAAGAAAGTGCTACTTATGGAATTGGTGCATTGGTATCTGGTACGTTATTAATTACAGTTATTGCAATTATCGTAGCAGTTCCAATTGGATTAGCGGCAGCTATTTTCTTGAGTGAATATGCATCAGATCGTACAAGAAGAATTATTAAACCGATATTAGAGGTATTAGCTGGTATTCCAACAATTGTTTATGGTTTTTTTGCATTAACATTCGTTACACCTCTTTTGCAAAAAGTTGTCCCTGACTTGGCGCTTTTTAATGCCCTTAGTCCTGGAATAGTAGTTGGAATCATGATTATCCCAATGATTGCTTCACTTTCTGAAGATGCAATGAGCTCTGTCCCTAATTCAATGAGAGAGGGAGCATTAGCATTAGGATCTACAAGATTTGAAGTAACAATGAAGGTAATTGTTCCTGCTGCAATGTCAGGTATTGTTGCATCGTTCGTATTAGGTATTTCTCGTGCTATTGGTGAAACTATGATTGTTTCATTGGCTGGGGGAGCAACTCCTAAGCTAACATTTGACCCAACTGAATCGATCCAAACGATGACAGCATATATTGTTCAGGTTAGTGGAGGAGATGCAGGATATGGAACAACTGTTTATTACAGTATTTATGCAGTTGGTATGACATTGTTCTTGTTTACCCTTATTCTGAATCTTTTAGCACAATATATTTCTCGACGCTTTAGGGAGGAATACTAA